A genome region from Desulfobacterales bacterium includes the following:
- the thrS gene encoding threonine--tRNA ligase — translation MINITLPDGNIKRFDNPPTGLDVAKSISEGLARNCVAMELDSSLVDLNTRISEDNRVRLITTKDAEALEIMRHSAAHVMAQAIQNLYKDARLTIGPVVENGFYYDIDMEPVSEADFPKIEAEIERIVKEKLPFERQLVSKAEALKFYHAEKYKLEMISDLADGTISFYKSGDFTDLCRGPHVPHTGFVKAVKLLKVSGAYWRADQKREQLQRIYGTAFFDKKELKAYLAFIEEAKKRNHRKIGEAQDLFSFHDEAPGMPFFHPKGMVLWNTLLEYWREEHRRAGYVETKTPIMLNRSLWERSGHWENYRENMYTSVIDETEYAIKPMNCPGGMLLYSRKPHSYKELPIRAAEIGLVHRHELSGVLSGLFRVRVFHQDDAHIFMMPNQIEAEILGVLRLVERIYSTFGLGFHLELSTRPEKSIGSDEQWKSATDGLLSALKAYGKAFKTNEGDGAFYGPKIDVHIQDALGRTWQCGTIQLDMSLPERFDLSYIGADNEKHRPVMIHRVICGSIERFLGILIEHFAGKFPLWMSPVQVAVLAINDEMAAHAHEISAALQEAGLRTEVDSRTESLNKKIREAQLNQIPLILTIGAKEKESGTLSVRTLDGNVQFGISQNEFLDAVLAHIREKKPDFMIFDKKGY, via the coding sequence ATGATTAACATAACACTTCCGGATGGCAACATAAAGCGTTTTGATAACCCACCCACCGGCCTGGATGTGGCCAAAAGCATTTCAGAGGGGCTGGCACGCAACTGCGTGGCCATGGAGCTGGACAGCTCCCTGGTGGATTTAAACACCCGGATCAGCGAGGACAACCGGGTGCGGCTCATTACGACCAAAGACGCGGAAGCGCTGGAGATCATGCGCCACAGCGCCGCCCATGTCATGGCCCAGGCGATTCAAAACCTTTATAAGGATGCCCGGCTGACCATCGGCCCGGTGGTTGAAAACGGCTTCTATTACGATATCGACATGGAACCGGTCTCGGAAGCGGATTTTCCCAAAATAGAGGCGGAGATCGAAAGGATTGTCAAAGAAAAACTCCCCTTTGAGCGGCAGCTGGTTTCAAAAGCCGAAGCCCTGAAATTTTATCATGCTGAAAAGTATAAACTTGAAATGATTTCAGACCTCGCGGACGGAACCATTTCATTTTATAAAAGCGGCGATTTTACGGATCTGTGCCGGGGCCCGCATGTGCCCCATACCGGCTTTGTCAAGGCCGTTAAACTGCTGAAGGTCTCAGGCGCTTACTGGCGGGCTGACCAGAAACGCGAGCAGCTGCAGCGCATTTACGGCACGGCCTTTTTCGACAAAAAAGAGCTGAAAGCGTACCTCGCCTTTATTGAAGAGGCTAAAAAAAGAAACCACCGCAAAATCGGAGAGGCCCAGGATCTGTTCAGCTTTCATGACGAAGCGCCGGGAATGCCGTTTTTTCACCCCAAGGGGATGGTTCTCTGGAATACCCTGCTGGAATACTGGCGCGAAGAGCACCGCCGGGCCGGTTATGTGGAAACCAAGACCCCGATCATGCTCAACCGCAGCCTGTGGGAACGGAGCGGCCACTGGGAAAACTACCGTGAAAACATGTACACCTCGGTGATTGATGAGACCGAATATGCCATCAAACCGATGAACTGCCCGGGGGGGATGCTGCTTTACAGCCGCAAGCCGCATTCATATAAGGAATTGCCGATTCGGGCGGCTGAAATCGGGCTGGTTCACCGGCATGAGCTGAGCGGGGTGTTGTCCGGACTTTTCAGGGTGCGGGTGTTTCATCAGGATGATGCCCATATTTTCATGATGCCGAACCAGATCGAAGCGGAGATTCTGGGGGTTCTCAGGCTGGTGGAGCGCATTTACAGCACATTCGGGCTCGGGTTCCATTTGGAGCTCTCCACTCGCCCTGAAAAATCCATCGGTTCGGACGAGCAGTGGAAAAGCGCGACGGACGGGTTGCTGTCGGCCTTGAAAGCCTATGGCAAGGCCTTCAAAACCAACGAGGGCGACGGCGCCTTTTACGGACCCAAGATCGATGTGCACATCCAGGACGCCCTGGGCCGGACCTGGCAATGCGGAACGATACAGCTGGACATGTCCCTGCCGGAACGGTTTGACCTATCGTACATCGGAGCGGACAACGAAAAACACCGGCCGGTCATGATTCACCGGGTGATCTGCGGCTCCATCGAACGGTTTTTGGGGATACTGATCGAGCATTTTGCCGGCAAGTTCCCCTTGTGGATGAGCCCGGTTCAGGTGGCGGTTCTGGCCATTAACGACGAGATGGCAGCCCATGCCCATGAAATCAGCGCAGCTCTTCAAGAGGCGGGCCTGCGGACCGAAGTCGACAGCCGCACCGAGAGTTTGAATAAAAAAATCAGAGAGGCGCAGCTCAATCAGATTCCGCTGATCCTGACCATCGGCGCCAAGGAAAAAGAATCCGGGA
- a CDS encoding HRDC domain-containing protein, with product MNSISALNYRVINTALQLQEAVKLLETEKTVAFDLEADSMYHYKEKVCLIQMAAGHTVILIDPLAVPDLSPLKPVFANPDIRKVLHGADYDIRSLYRDFHIKINHLFDTQLASRFLGAVETGLDAVLTKRFNVKLEKKYQKKDWSRRPLPPEMMAYAARDVLYLIPLAKILEEELIQKDRLFWVVEENRVLSKVRPNSTHHEPLYLNFKGAGRLSPRELGILEALLLFRRTVAAKKDRPLFKVLGNPTLLSIVKNRPETVQGLERVQPLSAKQIGIYGRDLIEKVTTALTIPAENLPRYPRQRVPMLKPAVRKRVKVLNAWRETVAAQLALDPALICSKGLMVALARLNPRTPPELENITEMKNWQKKMFGKEIVAVLKKAGK from the coding sequence ATGAATTCAATATCAGCGCTGAACTACCGGGTCATCAATACGGCTCTACAACTTCAGGAAGCGGTAAAGCTTCTCGAAACCGAAAAAACCGTCGCCTTCGACCTGGAGGCCGACTCCATGTACCACTATAAGGAAAAAGTTTGTCTGATCCAAATGGCAGCCGGCCATACCGTTATACTTATCGATCCCCTTGCGGTCCCGGATTTGTCTCCCCTGAAACCGGTTTTTGCAAACCCCGACATCCGCAAAGTTCTTCACGGCGCCGACTATGACATTCGATCACTTTACCGGGATTTTCATATCAAAATCAACCATCTTTTTGATACCCAGCTTGCCAGCCGTTTTTTGGGCGCCGTTGAAACCGGGCTGGACGCTGTCCTGACCAAGCGGTTTAATGTCAAACTGGAAAAAAAATATCAGAAAAAAGACTGGTCCCGACGCCCCCTGCCGCCGGAAATGATGGCATATGCCGCCCGGGACGTGCTGTATCTGATTCCGCTGGCAAAGATCCTTGAGGAGGAGCTTATACAAAAGGACCGGCTCTTCTGGGTCGTGGAGGAAAACAGGGTTTTAAGCAAGGTCCGGCCGAATTCAACTCATCATGAGCCCCTTTACCTGAATTTCAAAGGAGCCGGCCGGCTTTCGCCCCGGGAGCTGGGAATTTTGGAAGCGCTCCTTCTGTTTCGCCGGACGGTTGCGGCCAAAAAAGACAGGCCCCTTTTCAAGGTACTGGGAAACCCGACCCTGCTGAGCATCGTTAAAAATCGACCGGAAACCGTTCAAGGCTTGGAAAGGGTCCAACCATTGAGCGCTAAACAGATCGGCATTTACGGCCGGGATCTGATCGAAAAGGTAACAACCGCGCTTACCATACCCGCAGAGAACCTGCCGCGCTACCCCCGCCAGCGCGTTCCCATGCTTAAGCCTGCTGTTCGCAAAAGAGTAAAGGTCTTAAACGCCTGGCGCGAAACCGTTGCAGCGCAGCTGGCGCTGGATCCGGCCTTGATATGCAGCAAGGGGCTGATGGTTGCCTTGGCCAGGCTAAATCCCCGGACGCCGCCCGAACTCGAAAACATTACGGAAATGAAAAACTGGCAGAAAAAAATGTTTGGCAAGGAAATTGTTGCCGTCTTAAAAAAAGCAGGAAAATAG
- a CDS encoding alpha/beta hydrolase: MAQTVFFRSEGLKLEALLSRDSGNCAVVVTHPHPLYGGEMHNPVVEATTRAYQKIGYSTLRFNFRGVGNSRGNYDDGKGEGQDVLAALSYLYEMGFKKIDLAGYSFGAWVNAHVDPCAAGYERMVMVSPPVAFMDFSKVSALPQLALVVAGSRDDIGPPDKIRQYLPGWNPTARFEIIPETDHFYSGALDALEGVLTKALP; this comes from the coding sequence ATGGCGCAAACCGTTTTTTTTAGATCGGAGGGACTCAAGCTTGAAGCTTTGCTTAGCAGAGATTCCGGCAATTGCGCAGTGGTGGTGACGCATCCGCATCCGCTTTACGGCGGTGAAATGCACAATCCGGTGGTGGAAGCCACTACCCGGGCATATCAGAAAATTGGCTATAGCACGCTGCGGTTTAACTTCAGGGGGGTGGGTAACAGCCGGGGAAACTATGACGATGGCAAGGGGGAGGGGCAGGATGTCCTGGCCGCCCTGTCCTATCTTTACGAAATGGGGTTTAAAAAAATCGATCTGGCCGGCTATTCTTTCGGCGCCTGGGTCAATGCGCATGTAGACCCATGCGCTGCAGGCTATGAGCGCATGGTGATGGTATCTCCGCCGGTGGCGTTTATGGATTTCAGCAAAGTTTCGGCCCTGCCGCAGTTGGCGCTGGTGGTGGCCGGCAGCCGGGACGACATCGGTCCGCCGGATAAGATCAGACAATATCTCCCCGGCTGGAACCCGACAGCCCGCTTTGAAATCATCCCGGAAACGGATCATTTTTACTCCGGCGCCCTTGATGCGCTCGAGGGTGTTCTGACCAAGGCATTGCCATAA